From Poecile atricapillus isolate bPoeAtr1 chromosome 13, bPoeAtr1.hap1, whole genome shotgun sequence, one genomic window encodes:
- the LOC131584184 gene encoding neuropeptide Y receptor type 6-like, translating into MDKAVQHPSEILNQTISNISLSQFLNFDTCQLSSLTEFLLITAYTLVTLVGLVGNLCLIIIIKRRKEAQNVTNILIANLSLSDVLICIMCIPVTVAYTLMDHWIFGEAMCKIGSFIQSLSVTVSIFSLVLIAIERYQLIVNPRGWKPNISHAYWGILFIWGLSLIISAPFLVFHQITDEPFKHLSFHSDFYKNKVACIEAWPSLTERLIFTTSLLVFQYCFPLGFIFICYLRIFVCLRRRRGKIDRMRENENRLSENKRINMMLVSIVVTFAACWLPLNIFNVVFDWNYEALMSCNHNLTFTICHLVAMISTCINPIFYGFLNRNFQKDLVVLAHHCKCSASQDEYENIALSNLQTDASKGSLKLNTPHVDV; encoded by the coding sequence ATGGATAAAGCTGTTCAGCATCCCAGTGAGATCCTGAATCAAACTATCTCTAACATTAGCCTTTCTCAGTTCTTGAACTTTGATACATGCCAACTTTCCTCCCTTACAGAATTCTTGCTTATCACAGCTTACACATTGGTTACACTGGTGGGGCTTGTTGGAAATCTTTGcttaattattataataaagaGACGGAAAGAAGCTCAAAATGTCACCAACATTTTGATTGCCAACCTCTCTTTATCAGATGTCTTGATCTGTATCATGTGCATTCCTGTCACAGTTGCATATACCTTAATGGACCACTGGATATTTGGGGAAGCAATGTGTAAAATAGGCTCTTTCATACAAAGTCTCTCTGTCACAGTCTCCATTTTCTCACTTGTACTCATTGCTATTGAGAGATATCAGTTAATTGTGAACCCACGTGGCTGGAAGCCCAATATTTCACATGCTTATTGGGGAATTCTTTTTATCTGGGGGCTTTCCCTCATCATATCCGCTCCTTTTTTAGTATTCCACCAAATAACAGATGAACCCTTCAAGCATCTGTCTTTCCACAGTGATTTCTACAAGAACAAGGTTGCTTGCATCGAAGCATGGCCGTCTCTTACAGAGAGACTGATTTTCACCACCAGCCTGCTGGTTTTCCAGTACTGCTTCCCattggggtttatttttatctgcTATCTCAGGATATTTGTATGTCTTCGAAGGAGACGAGGTAAAATTGACAGGATGAGAGAGAATGAGAACAGGCTGAGTGAAAACAAAAGGATCAATATGATGCTGGTATCAATTGTTGTGACCTTTGCAGCCTGCTGGTTGCCTCTCAATATATTCAATGTGGTTTTTGACTGGAACTATGAGGCACTAATGAGCTGTAATCATAACCTGACATTTACAAtctgccaccttgtggccatGATCTCAACATGTATCAATCCCATCTTTTATGGATTTCTGAACAGGAACTTTCAGAAGGATTTGGTAGTATTAGCTCACCACTGCAAATGCTCAGCATCACAAGATGAATATGAGAACATCGCCCTTTCAAACCTGCAAACGGATGCATCTAAGGGGTCTCTGAAGTTAAACACTCCCCATGTGGATGTATAA
- the HNRNPA0 gene encoding heterogeneous nuclear ribonucleoprotein A0, which produces MENSQLCKLFIGGLNVQTTEAGLREHFAAYGTLTDCVVVLNPQTKRSRCFGFVTYSAVEEADAAMAASPHAVDGNAVELKRAVSREDSAKPGAHAKVKKLFVGGLKGDVGEGDLVQHFSQFGPVEKAEIIADKQSGKKRGFGFVYFQNHDAADKAAVVKFHPIQGHRVEVKKAVPKEDIQAGGGGGGSSRPSRGGRGGRGRGGGGSGNRDHNGLSKGGGGYNSYGGYGGGGGGGYGSYGSGSYGGGGGGGDYGNGYGGFGSYSQHQSSYGPMKSGGGGGGGGGNWGGRSNSGPYRGGYGGGGYGGGSF; this is translated from the coding sequence ATGGAGAACTCGCAGCTATGCAAGCTGTTCATCGGGGGGCTGAACGTGCAGACCACGGAGGCCGGGCTGCGGGAGCACTTCGCGGCCTACGGCACCCTCACCGACTGCGTGGTCGTGCTCAACCCGCAAACCAAGCGCTCCCGATGCTTCGGCTTCGTCACCTACTCGGCGGTGGAGGAGGCGGACGCCGCCATGGCCGCGTCCCCCCACGCGGTGGACGGGAACGCGGTGGAGTTGAAGCGGGCCGTGTCCCGGGAGGACTCGGCCAAGCCCGGCGCTCATGCGAAGGTGAAGAAACTCTTCGTGGGCGGCCTCAAAGGGGACGTGGGCGAAGGGGACCTGGTGCAGCACTTCAGCCAGTTCGGCCCCGTGGAGAAGGCCGAGATCATCGCCGACAAACAGAGCGGGAAAAAGCGCGGCTTCGGTTTCGTCTACTTCCAGAACCACGACGCCGCCGATAAGGCGGCCGTGGTCAAGTTCCACCCGATCCAGGGCCACCGAGTGGAGGTCAAGAAGGCCGTGCCCAAGGAGGACATCCAGGCGggcgggggaggcggcggcTCTTCCAGGCCCTCCcggggaggcagaggaggaaggggtcggggcggcggcggctccggtAACCGGGATCACAACGGGCTTTCCAAAGGAGGCGGCGGCTACAACAGCTACGGCGGCTACGGCGGGGGAGGAGGCGGCGGGTACGGCTCCTATGGCAGCGGTTCCTACGGAGGCGGAGGGGGAGGCGGCGACTACGGCAACGGGTACGGCGGGTTCGGCAGCTACAGCCAGCACCAGTCCTCCTACGGCCCCATGAAGAGCGGcggaggaggtggaggaggggGCGGCAACTGGGGGGGCCGCAGTAACAGTGGACCGTACAGAGGAGGCTATGGTGGGGGAGGCTACGGGGGAGGCTCTTTCTGA